In a genomic window of Saccharomyces kudriavzevii IFO 1802 strain IFO1802 genome assembly, chromosome: 2:
- the SKDI02G4090 gene encoding acetate uptake transporter family protein, with the protein MEPISSVSSSQGSMRETKQTQNVEVLPQTPGESKERPNCRHIESVGDYILIGDQFFKKSDFVNTFLEDSGPEMSNEQPRQAAFANPLPLGLASFSFMCLTLGLANARVRGVTNLYLLNASFIFGGAVVLLSGLLSFCVGDTFCMTVFGSFGGFWISWGCLNLEQFGVAKAYADNPQEMQNILGFYLAGWTVFNFLIMVCSMKSTWGIFLLLLFLDLTFLMLCIGSFTQSVNAFMAGGYFGILSSCCGWYSLYCSIANKDSTYVPLIAYPMPGAHIV; encoded by the coding sequence ATGGAACCTATATCTTCAGTATCCTCATCCCAAGGCAGTATGagagaaacaaaacaaacCCAAAATGTAGAAGTACTCCCACAGACGCCGGGTGAAAGCAAAGAAAGACCCAACTGCAGACACATTGAGTCTGTTGGTGACTACATTCTGATTGGcgaccaatttttcaaaaaaagcgATTTCGTGAATACCTTCTTGGAAGACTCCGGTCCCGAGATGAGCAATGAGCAACCAAGACAAGCTGCTTTTGCAAATCCTCTTCCACTTGGGTTGGCCTCTTTCTCGTTCATGTGTTTGACGTTAGGATTGGCTAATGCAAGAGTGCGCGGAGTCACCAATCTCTACCTGTTGAACGCgtcctttatttttggtgGCGCCGTTGTTTTGCTGTCAGGGCTGCTGTCCTTCTGTGTTGGTGACACCTTTTGTATGACAGTCTTTGGCTCATTTGGGGGGTTTTGGATAAGTTGGGGGTGTCTAAACCTCGAGCAATTCGGTGTGGCCAAAGCCTATGCCGATAACCCTCAGGAAATGCAGAACATACTAGGGTTTTACCTCGCCGGATGGACCGTgtttaatttcttgatcaTGGTATGCTCCATGAAGAGCACTTGGGGGATATTTCTACTTCTACTTTTCCTAGACTTGACGTTTTTAATGTTGTGCATCGGCTCTTTCACGCAAAGTGTTAATGCGTTCATGGCAGGGGGATATTTTGGTATATTGAGCAGCTGTTGTGGTTGGTATTCATTATATTGTTCAATCGCGAACAAGGATAGTACCTATGTTCCTCTGATTGCATACCCAATGCCAGGAGCTCATATTGTGTAA
- the SKDI02G4100 gene encoding uncharacterized protein, translated as MCEHQLTQEDLEFDKKHIWHPYTSIITPLKVYPVSKAEGSYLYLDDGSKVVDGMASWWCVQQGYNNPRLNAAAISQINKMSHVMFGGITHKPAIDFCRKLLSLLPDDLECALLADSGSISVDIAMKMALRYHNSLGYTSKKRFLTIKKGYHGDAFGAVSVCDPVNSRHSAYNGFLAENIFCKAPEIRFDCSEEDVEQLVEELDVKPFARLIGDNHNEISGVVMESIVQGAGGLRMYHPYFLKRVRELCCEFNILLILDEVAVGLGRTGMLFGFEHAGT; from the coding sequence ATGTGTGAGCATCAATTAACCCAAGAAGATCTcgaatttgataaaaagCACATTTGGCACCCATACACATCTATAATCACTCCATTGAAAGTATACCCTGTTAGCAAAGCTGAGGGCTCTTACTTGTATCTCGATGATGGTAGTAAGGTAGTGGACGGTATGGCAAGTTGGTGGTGTGTTCAGCAAGGGTATAACAACCCTAGGTTAAATGCGGCCGCCATTTCGCAGATTAACAAAATGTCCCATGTGATGTTTGGTGGGATTACTCATAAGCCTGCCATAGATTTTTGTAGAAAGTTGCTATCCTTATTGCCAGACGACTTGGAATGCGCTTTATTAGCCGATTCCGGTTCTATCTCTGTCGACATTGCAATGAAAATGGCTTTACGGTACCATAATTCATTAGGGTATAcgtcaaaaaaaaggttcCTAACCATTAAGAAGGGATACCATGGTGATGCGTTTGGGGCCGTGTCGGTTTGCGATCCAGTCAATTCCAGACACAGTGCATACAACGGATTCCTCGCTGAGAACATATTCTGTAAAGCACCAGAGATCCGGtttgactgttctgaaGAGGATGTTGAGCAATTGGTCGAGGAGCTCGATGTGAAACCATTTGCGAGACTTATCGGGGACAACCATAACGAAATTTCCGGTGTTGTGATGGAGAGCATTGTGCAAGGCGCAGGCGGTCTAAGAATGTACCATCCGTATTTCTTGAAGCGTGTCCGTGAACTCTGCTGCGAGTTCAACATTTTACTGATCCTCGACGAGGTTGCAGTGGGTCTTGGAAGAACAGGCATGCTCTTTGGATTCGAACATGCAGGGACATAG